A window of Solanum stenotomum isolate F172 chromosome 3, ASM1918654v1, whole genome shotgun sequence contains these coding sequences:
- the LOC125859650 gene encoding transcription factor TCP13, giving the protein MNSSSGNNFQTKQESNDSKLSSKTTSTAPSSSRQWGVNKNPRIVRVSRTFGGKDRHSKVCTIRGLRDRRIRLSVPTAIQLYDLQDRLGLSQPSKVVDWLLEATKLDIDTLPPLPVPPEYFTRFQQPPHEEYSDVQQVRSQWFNTNSTPYLDHGKNKSIIASNEESNQEDNHVFTLGNHRSSNLPGMPFNSYNYQWDDQPNSNLSLGHFGHNNSFSSQIDDDHQNTSFPLISLGSSSSPFPSSSQLYFNPITTTFQPIVPSPNYMTNHHPIESHDPRANMNHFNFLSSNTSHNNPLVMPTLNLISSQIKPFSLNDDPRWMSSRDHDDDDDDDDDDDDDEGRAI; this is encoded by the coding sequence ATGAATTCATCAAGTGGAAATAATTTTCAGACGAAGCAAGAATCGAATGATAGTAAATTGAGCTCAAAGACGACTAGTACTGCACCATCAAGTTCAAGGCAATGGGGAGTTAATAAAAACCCAAGAATAGTACGCGTATCGCGTACTTTTGGAGGGAAAGATAGGCATAGTAAGGTGTGCACGATAAGGGGGCTTAGAGATCGAAGAATTAGACTTTCAGTTCCAACTGCAATTCAATTGTATGATCTTCAAGACAGGCTTGGCCTGAGCCAACCTAGTAAAGTTGTAGATTGGCTACTAGAAGCAACTAAACTTGATATCGATACTCTTCCACCACTTCCTGTACCACCTGAATACTTCACTAGGTTTCAACAACCACCCCATGAGGAGTACTCTGATGTCCAACAAGTTCGTTCTCAATGGTTCAATACGAATAGTACACCTTATTTGGATCATGGAAAAAACAAGTCAATTATTGCTTCAAATGAGGAATCAAATCAAGAGGATAATCATGTCTTTACATTAGGCAATCATCGATCATCTAATTTACCAGGCATGCCTTTCAATTCTTATAACTATCAATGGGATGATCAGCCTAATTCGAATTTGTCTTTAGGTCATTTTGGACACAATAATTCATTTTCATCCCAAATAGATGATGATCATCAAAATACTAGTTTCCCTCTAATATCATTGGGATCATCATCTTCGCCTTTTCCTTCGAGTTCTCAATTGTATTTCAAtccaataacaacaacatttcAACCTATAGTTCCATCTCCTAATTATATGACAAATCATCATCCCATTGAGAGTCATGATCCCAGGGCTAATATGAACCATTTCAATTTCTTAAGCTCAAATACTTCACACAATAATCCACTTGTGATGCCAACTCTTAATTTGATCAGTTCCCAAATAAAACCCTTTAGTCTCAATGATGATCCTAGATGGATGAGTTCAAGAGATCATGAtgatgacgatgatgatgatgatgatgatgatgatgatgaaggtCGCGCAATTTAA